The proteins below are encoded in one region of Brassica napus cultivar Da-Ae chromosome A6, Da-Ae, whole genome shotgun sequence:
- the LOC106371353 gene encoding putative receptor-like protein kinase At3g47110 isoform X3, whose amino-acid sequence MLCAQTVRLTEETDKQALLEFKSQVSETSRVVLDSWNDSLPLCMWTGVRCGSKHRRVTGVDLGGLKLTGVVSPFVGNLSFLRSLNLADNFFRGAIPLEVGNLFRLQYFNMSNNLLGGAIPVVLSNCSSLSSLDLSSNHLEQGVPSEFGSLSKLVLLSLGRNNLTGKFPASLRNLTSLQMLDIIYNQMDGEIPGGIASLKQMVFFRIALNKFTGVFPLPIYNMSSLVFLSITGNSFAGSLRPDFGSLLPNLQILYMGINNFTGSIPESLSNISNLQQLDIPSNHLTGKIPLSFGKLRNLLRLGLNNNSLGSYSSGDLDFLGAMANCTQLQYLNVGMNKLGGQLPMSIANLSTQLTELSLGINFISGSIPHGIANLVRLQALDMGENLLTGKLPPSFGELSELRKVLLYSNQLSGEIPSSLGNITWLTYLYLINNTFEGSIPSSLGRCSYLLDLNLGTNKLNGSIPHELMELPSLIILNVSFNSLVGPLREDVGNLKFLLGLDVSYNKLSGQIPRSLGNCLSLEYLWLQGNSFVGSIPDMRRLTGLRFLDLSKNNLSGTIPKYLANFSKLQNLNLSMNKFEGAVPTEGIFGNTSAMSIVGNINLCGGIPSLLLEPCSVELPGKHSSSVKKIIAICVSSGIASLLLLSLSVFYICRYKQRMKNVRGNNNENDRSLSPVKSFYEKISYDELYKITGGFSSSNLIGSGNFGAVYKGFLGSKNKIVAIKVLNLSKRGAAKSFMAECEALGCVRHRNLVKLVTVCSSVDSEGNGFRALVYEFMANGNLDMWLHPEESDGPSRRTLTLLERLNIAIDVASALVYLHTYSQFPVAHCDLKPSNILLDEDLTAHVSDFGLARLLLKFDRESFHMKFSSTAVRGTIGYAAPEYGMGGHPSIVGDVYSFGILLLEMFTGKRPTDELFVDGLTLHGFTKSALLQERRAVDITDQSVLCGAYDPVLGVEMVECLSQLVYKVGVRCSEESPVNRISMAEALRKLVSVRDMLIEDGKTL is encoded by the exons ATGCTCTGTGCTCAAACAGTCAGATTGACGGAGGAGACTGATAAACAAGCATTGCTAGAGTTCAAGTCACAAGTTTCAGAAACAAGTAGAGTCGTGTTGGACTCGTGGAATGACTCCCTGCCTCTATGTATGTGGACTGGAGTCAGGTGCGGCTCAAAACACAGAAGAGTAACCGGAGTGGACCTAGGAGGACTGAAGCTAACTGGTGTTGTCTCTCCCTTTGTCGGTAACCTCTCATTTCTAAGATCACTGAATCTTGCAGACAACTTTTTCCGTGGTGCCATCCCTCTTGAGGTTGGAAACTTGTTCAGGCTTCAATATTTCAACATGAGCAATAATCTTCTTGGTGGGGCTATCCCGGTTGTTCTTTCTAACTGTTCTAGCCTCTCGTCCCTTGATTTATCATCAAATCATCTTGAACAAGGCGTGCCTTCTGAGTTTGGTTCCTTGTCTAAGCTTGTCCTTCTGTCTCTTGGTAGAAACAATCTAACAGGGAAGTTCCCTGCCTCATTGAGAAACCTGACATCACTCCAGATGCTCGACATCATATATAACCAAATGGATGGAGAGATCCCAGGGGGCATAGCTAGCCTGAAACAGATGGTGTTCTTCCGAATAGCATTGAACAAGTTTACAGGTGTGTTCCCTCTTCCAATTTACAATATGTCCTCTCTAGTATTCCTGTCTATCACCGGCAACAGTTTCGCCGGCTCCCTTAGACCTGACTTTGGTTCTCTTCTCCCGAACCTTCAAATACTATACATGGGGATAAATAATTTCACCGGTTCTATTCCGGAGTCACTTTCCAATATTTCAAATCTTCAACAGCTTGACATTCCATCTAACCATCTCACCGGAAAGATACCATTGAGTTTTGGGAAACTTCGGAATTTATTAAGGCTAGGCCTTAATAACAACTCTCTGGGAAGCTACTCTTCTGGTGATCTTGATTTTCTTGGTGCAATGGCTAACTGCACTCAGTTGCAGTACTTGAATGTTGGTATGAATAAACTGGGCGGTCAGCTGCCTATGTCCATCGCCAATCTCTCCACCCAGTTAACCGAGCTCTCCCTTGGCATCAATTTCATATCTGGAAGTATTCCTCATGGCATTGCGAATTTAGTACGCCTTCAAGCGTTAGACATGGGAGAAAATTTGCTGACAGGCAAACTTCCTCCCTCCTTCGGAGAACTTTCTGAATTGAGAAAAGTCTTGCTCTATTCGAATCAACTGTCGGGAGAGATACCATCTTCCTTGGGCAATATCACTTGGCTAACGTACCTCTATCTGATAAACAACACTTTTGAAGGAAGCATCCCTTCAAGTCTTGGACGCTGCAGCTACCTTCTAGACCTGAACCTCGGGACTAACAAGCTGAATGGCAGCATACCCCATGAGCTTATGGAGCTTCCGTCTCTCATCATCTTAAATGTCTCTTTTAACTCGTTGGTTGGCCCTTTGAGAGAAGACGTTGGAAACCTTAAGTTTCTGCTTGGTCTAGACGTTTCGTACAACAAACTGTCAGGACAGATTCCACGCTCCTTGGGGAATTGTCTCTCACTAGAATATCTTTGGCTGCAAGGTAATTCATTTGTTGGTTCTATTCCAGATATGAGAAGGTTGACTGGCCTCAGGTTCCTTGATCTGTCCAAGAACAATCTCTCTGGCACGATACCTAAATATTTGGCAAACTTTTCCAAGCTACAGAATCTGAATCTCTCTATGAACAAATTCGAAGGAGCTGTGCCAACAGAAGGAATATTTGGTAATACCAGTGCAATGTCGATCGTTGGCAACATAAACCTCTGTGGAGGCATCCCATCATTACTGCTTGAGCCGTGCTCTGTAGAATTACCAGGAAAGCATTCGTCGTCAGTCAAAAAGATAATCGCCATTTGTGTCAGTTCAGGTATAGCATCTCTTTTGCTGTTGTCTCTGTCTGTGTTTTATATATGCCGGTACAAACAGAGGATGAAGAACGTCAGGGGtaacaacaatgagaatgatcGGTCTCTCTCCCCTGTGAAGTCATTTTATGAAAAGATAAGCTACGATGAGCTTTACAAGATAACCGGTGGCTTCTCTTCCAGCAATTTGATTGGGTCTGGTAACTTTGGGGCTGTGTATAAAGGATTTCTTGGGTCCAAGAACAAGATCGTTGCCATAAAAGTTTTGAATCTCAGCAAACGTGGAGCTGCAAAGAGCTTCATGGCAGAATGTGAAGCACTAGGATGTGTGAGGCATCGCAATCTTGTGAAGTTGGTTACTGTCTGTTCGAGTGTGGATTCTGAAGGAAATGGTTTCAGAGCTCTAGTTTATGAGTTCATGGCTAATGGAAACTTGGACATGTGGCTGCACCCGGAAGAATCTGACGGTCCATCGAGAAGAACCCTGACCCTTTTGGAAAGACTCAACATTGCTATAGATGTTGCTTCGGCTCTGGTTTATCTTCATACTTATTCTCAGTTTCCAGTAGCCCACTGTGATCTTAAGCCAAGCAATATTCTTCTAGATGAAGATTTAACTGCTCATGTAAGTGACTTTGGTTTGGCCCGACTCCTCCTGAAATTCGATCGTGAATCGTTTCATATGAAGTTCAGCTCGACGGCTGTTCGTGGGACCATCGGATATGCTGCACCAG AATATGGAATGGGAGGTCATCCATCGATAGTGGGAGATGTGTACAGCTTTGGAATCCTCCTGTTGGAAATGTTTACAGGAAAAAGGCCCACGGATGAGTTATTCGTGGACGGTCTAACTCTCCATGGCTTTACCAAATCAGCATTATTGCAGGAACGAAGAGCAGTAGATATAACAGACCAATCTGTTCTCTGTGGTGCATATGATCCGGTTCTTGGAGTCGAAATGGTGGAATGCTTGTCCCAGCTTGTGTATAAGGTGGGAGTCAGGTGTTCAGAAGAATCACCGGTGAACCGGATATCGATGGCTGAGGCCTTAAGAAAGCTGGTCTCTGTCAGAGACATGTTGATTGAAGACGGTAAGACCCTTTAG